A single Verrucomicrobiia bacterium DNA region contains:
- a CDS encoding cytochrome c: MRYFIITLGILVLGVMLIAGRRGDLSRNRPIQIFPDMKRQAKLRPQTANGFFPNGLSSQLPPDGTIAQEKPLQVAGREVYSFEDAPMNTGRQTGTTNFIELNPFPITGGFLARGEREFNIYCAPCHGKTGEGTGITKKIGAMAVVANLHDKRIVELTDGEVFHIISHGKGVMQGYASQISVTDRWAIVGYLRALQLSQLGTVDDLSPELRATLNK; this comes from the coding sequence ATGCGCTACTTTATCATCACTTTGGGCATTTTGGTGCTGGGCGTCATGCTGATTGCCGGGCGGCGCGGAGATCTATCGCGCAATCGCCCGATCCAGATTTTCCCGGACATGAAGCGTCAGGCCAAGTTGCGCCCGCAAACCGCCAACGGATTTTTTCCGAACGGACTCAGTTCGCAATTGCCGCCCGACGGCACCATCGCCCAGGAAAAACCGCTGCAAGTGGCGGGACGCGAGGTTTACTCGTTTGAAGACGCGCCGATGAACACGGGGCGCCAGACCGGCACGACTAATTTCATTGAGTTGAATCCGTTCCCGATAACGGGTGGATTCCTCGCGCGCGGCGAACGCGAATTCAACATCTATTGCGCACCGTGCCACGGGAAGACCGGGGAAGGCACGGGCATCACCAAAAAAATTGGGGCGATGGCGGTGGTCGCCAACCTGCACGACAAGCGCATCGTTGAACTGACGGATGGGGAGGTCTTTCACATTATCAGTCATGGCAAGGGCGTGATGCAGGGGTATGCGTCACAAATTTCCGTCACCGATCGCTGGGCGATTGTCGGTTATTTGCGCGCGTTGCAGCTCAGCCAGCTCGGCACCGTGGATGACCTTTCACCGGAACTGCGGGCCACACTCAACAAGTAA